The Lacerta agilis isolate rLacAgi1 chromosome 5, rLacAgi1.pri, whole genome shotgun sequence genome has a segment encoding these proteins:
- the AIFM2 gene encoding apoptosis-inducing factor 2 — protein sequence MGGQISVDKSVQVVIVGGGFGGIEAARKLKCWGVPFVLVDMRDAFHHNVAALRAAVQSGFAKKTFISFSKTFGGSFRQGLVVGIDLEKRHVLLNDGEQLCYSHLILATGSDGPFPGKFDKPMDMQSAIQTYEDMVEEVEKSPRIVIVGGGSAGVEMAAEVKTKYPNKEVTLIHSKVALADPEVLPRVRQEVKESLLKEGVHLLLSQKVENLQSLTLNQFKENMIVKTDKGTEIVTDMVILCTGIKVNSAAYSGAFSDKLASNGALQVNEYLQVKGYDNIYAIGDCADVNEPKMAYHAGLHADVAVTNIVNSLTQKPLKTYTPGSLTFLISLGRCDGVGQISDCYVGHLLVTIVKSRDLFLSQSWRKMGQCMPC from the exons ATGGGCGGCCAAATCTCTGTGGACAAGTCGGTGCAGGTGGTGATAGTCGGGGGCGGCTTCGGTGGGATTGAAGCTGCCCGCAAGCTCAAGTGTTGGGGAGTCCCCTTCGTTCTGGTGGACATGAGGGACGCTTTCCACCACAATGTCGCTGCTCTCCGGGCTGCCGTACAGAGTG GATTTGCCAAGAAAACTTTCATCTCCTTCTCCAAGACCTTCGGGGGCAGTTTCCGGCAGGGTCTGGTAGTTGGAATTGACTTGGAGAAACGGCATGTCCTGTTGAATGATGGTGAA CAGCTCTGCTATTCCCACCTGATCCTTGCCACCGGGAGTGATGGGCCTTTCCCAGGAAAATTTGACAAACCCATGGACATGCAGTCTGCTATTCAGACCTATGAGGACATGGTTGAAGAG GTTGAAAAATCTCCCCGCATAGTAATTGTGGGGGGAGGTTCTGCTGGTGTTGAAATGGCTGCGGAGGTTAAGACGAAGTATCCCAACAAAGAG GTCACCCTTATTCACTCAAAAGTTGCACTGGCAGATCCAGAAGTGCTCCCCAGAGTTCGGCAGGAGGTGAAGGAGTCCCTTTTAAAAGAGGGGGTACATCTCTTATTGA GTCAGAAAGTTGAAAACCTGCAATCGCTGACTTTAAACCAATTCAAAGAGAACATGATAGTGAAGACAGACAAAGGCACAGAGATTGTTACTGACATGGTGATTCTCTGCACTGGGATAAAGGTCAATTCTGCAGCATACAGTGGTGCATTCA GCGACAAGCTGGCAAGTAATGGTGCTTTGCAAGTGAACGAGTACCTTCAGGTTAAAGGATATGATAACATTTATGCTATTGGTGATTGCGCTGATGTGAATGAGCCAAAAATGGCATACCATGCTGGGCTCCATGCAGATGTTGCAGTGACAAACATTGTCAACAGCCTGACACAGAAGCCTCTGAAAACCTATACACCAG GATCACTCACCTTCCTGATCTCACTGGGAAGATGTGATGGAGTGGGCCAAATCAGTGACTGCTACGTGGGACATCTCTTAGTGACAATTGTTAAAAGCAGGGATCTTTTCCTCTCACAAAGCTGGAGAAAGATGGGTCAGTGTATGCCATGCTAG